ATTATTCGAACTTACCTGATTAACTATTTGCTGTTACGGGCATATTTTTCAAAAATATCATCAATTAATCTATCTGCTTGTGCCCAATCAATACCCGGCAATTCCTGCACATAAGACTGATTAGGAACTTCTACCAGCATTTTTGCAGAACCATCTTTAATGGCAGTATTTATGGTGACATTCATACTCAAACCGGATTTGAGTGGATAAGCCTGCAATTCTTTTTGCTGTAACGCAATACGAACAGAAATTAATGACATCTCAGGCAGCTTTTTTTGCTTTAAATGATGATTACTGGAAAAACCAACTACCTTCCCTGTATAGACAATTTCGCTACCATATAAGTCTGCCGTAATCTCTGCAGCCTGCCCCATTCTGACTTGACTCAGTTGTTTGGGATTTAAAAATGCATTAACCCACAAGCCCTGTTGGGCAAACAGCTTCATAACAGGTTCGCCAGCCGAAATTCTTTGCCCCGCCTGAATCCCATATACACTAACCTGCCCGTCTATAGGGGCTCTAATTTGCGTATATTGGAGATTTAGCCAAGCTTTTTTCAAATTATTGACAGCTGCTTGAATTTCGGGCTGATTACGTATACCAAGCCCACCTGAAAAACCCGTTTTCTTGGCTTGCTCTTCTGCTTCAGCAATTCTTAAAGATGCTTGGGCTTGCACTACCGCCGCTCTTGCATGGCTCAATTCTTCGTTTGAAATCGCCTCCGTTCCCAATAATGATTCACGACGACGCAAATTGGCTTGAGCTCTTGCCAGATCTGCCTTATGGGCCAAAACATTAGCTCTCAATTTCGACAAAGAAGCTGTTTTACCTTTATTCGCCTGTATTTCTTTAATCAAAACATTTTGAGCATCTTCATAGGCCGTCTGAAATTCCGTGTCATCCAATACCAATAACAAATCATTCTTTTTAACCTTACTTCCGTCATTCGCAACAATTTTTTTCACCACTCCGGATGCCTGGGGAATTACATAGGCAGAAGGGCCTGCAACATAGGCTTTATGGGTCGAGGCTTTATTTTTTTCCATCAAAAAATAATAAAGCACAATACCCAAACCTATTGCTATCGCCAACAAAACTGTAACTGCAAAACTGCGTTTTGAAGAAGATACGCTTTTTCTTGATTGCTTATAATCAAATTGAGAAGAATTTTTACCCGAATTCGAATCCATATTTAATGTCTCCTAGGATTACATTCAGTTTTTTTAATAAATTTATTGAACGCAGATGTCAATAGTAAATCAGAAGCTGCCGCCCAACTGTAAATACAAATTGCTCCATGACTGAAGCAACTCTTTTCTCGTATCCACCAACTTCATCTTGAGCGTTAATGCTTCGGCCTGATATTTGTCATAAGCCAATTTGTTTTCCAACCCTGCCTGAAAACGCTGCTGCAACAAACGCACCCTCTTTTCTGCACTACCCAATACCTGAATTTGAAGTTTTTCCTGATATTTCAACATATTGTATTCATTAACAGCATCTGTAGCAACACGCATTGCATTCAGCACTACTTGTTCGTAGTGCGAAATTTGTTCGTTATAAGGCATTCTTTTTAACTGCTGCCACAACTTACCGCTTTCTGCCGACTGCCTGTTATTTACAGAATCCCCATCAGAATATACATGTTCAGTAAAATCAAATTTATTCTGCTGGTTTAATAATATATCCGATGTTGAATTCCAATTTTTAGACACTTTCAACAAATCCTTATTATGCTGTTTTCCTTTTAACAAGACTTGTTGGAATAAAGCAATATCAGGTCGCTGCGACAATAAACCTACTTTAATCTTGGCAACATTCAATTCAGACGGCAAAACCTGCTTTTTCGGTTGGAAATCATATAAAGAATGCGGCGGCAATCCACACAAAACAGCCAAGCTATGTCTAATCGACATTACCTTGCGTTCAAGCCCGATACTCTCAACCAACATTTGTTGATAACGGGTTTCTTCCGCATAAAGCTCATTACTTGCCATAATTCCTGCATTGCGGCGTTGTTGCAATAGTTTTTGATTGTCTTTTGACAAAGCCATCTGCATTTTCAGCAGCCTCTGCTTCTCCATTAAAGCCTGCCATTCTGTGTATTTCGAAAAAACAGTATGCGCCATAAGCTGGCGCAATTGCAGGTATTCGTAAAACCAGGCTGCCTGTTGTGCAGAAGATACTTGAAAATAAGCATTATCCTGCTTGGAAAAAGCTAAAAAAGTTTGCTGATCGATTTTTTCAGACGACACACTCTGATGACCGGTCAAACCGCCTTTCGGCACAGTAATATCGACAATTTCAAAATTCGGCATGATTTCTGCCTGCTGCAGGCGCATTTTCATCAGCCGGATATCCTGAGCCCCAAATAAAGCCCGTTCAACCAATCTATTGAGTGATTTATCTTTTAACGGAACCCACCATCCTCTTTCCGAAGACAACATGGCATTTTTATCAAGCAAAAAATGCGCCGCTGATTCCTCCAACGGCGCAGGTTTATTGTTTGATGCACATGCAGTCAAAAGGGACAGCGCCAATATTCCCGCGCCGAATGCCAATGAATACTTCATCGCAACTACCCTGAATAAATTGGTAATTATCACATCCTAAAGTCAGAATCAATTGCCCAATTTAGTTAACAATTGGGTTAACAGATCTTCCAAGCGGTCGTATTCTTCTTCAGAGAAATTATTCCAAACCTCGCCGCTGTTGCTGGAAACTTTAGGCCAAACCTGACGAATAAACGATTCGCCATCTTCAGTCAATTTTAAAACGATTTGACGACGGTCTTGCTGGTTGATATGACGCTCAACCCAACCCTTTTCAACCATTTCATCCGACAAGCGTGTTGCGCTGGTACGGGTCAGATCCATCAAATCACTTAAGCGGGACGGCAAGATTTCGCTATTCGGGCTTGCATAGACAGCCATCATAGCAAACCACAGGTTTTCATTAATGCCGAATTCTTTCAAGCCTTCGTTTAAGTGCCCGCTCAAACGCTCTGTTACGATACGGAGCAAACGTGCCAATTGAGCTTGCTGAGTAGAGAAACCTGGCAATCTCTGAGAAATAAGATTCAATACATCATTGAGTTCGTTTTGTGAAAATTTCATTATTTTGTTCTCAACCAAATAAAATGCTATTTAAATATTATGTCTTTATTTATAAGACGTTACCCATAATATGACTCTTAGATTTAAACCGAACGTTTAAAAATATTCAGCTTATCTCTTGACTGATATATTAAACAAAATGGTCAATTAAATTACTAAAACCAGACAATCGGCTTACAGTCATTACAAACGGCTTATTAGTGGTTTGAGATAACAACAAACCAGCCAACGGGCTATTATTGATACCGATTATCTTCATTTACAGACACTAAATTTTATTTTGATAACAAATCTCCAATAATTTGTGTCCCAAACATGACTTGAAAACCAAAACAACACATAAAAAACAAAAAACTCCTAATTTATGCAATACAAAATAATTTTCTTGAATTAAAATAGCGTTTTCTACTGTGGTTCGAAAACCTCCCACATTAAAAAACTAAGGAATTGATTATGACCCGCAATACCGAAGAATTGTCCGGACTTACACTGCTCGGCAATCAAAACACCTTATATAAGACAAGCTACGCTCCAGAAGTTCTGGAAACATTTGAAAATAAACATTTAGATAATGATTATTTTGTAAAATTTATTTGCCCGGAGTTCACCAGTTTATGCCCGATGACCGGACAGCCGGATTTCGCAACCATCCATATCCGTTACATTCCGGATATTAAAATGGTTGAAAGCAAGTCTTTAAAACTTTATCTATTCAGCTTCCGCAACCATGGGGACTTTCATG
Above is a genomic segment from Neisseria weaveri containing:
- a CDS encoding HlyD family efflux transporter periplasmic adaptor subunit, yielding MDSNSGKNSSQFDYKQSRKSVSSSKRSFAVTVLLAIAIGLGIVLYYFLMEKNKASTHKAYVAGPSAYVIPQASGVVKKIVANDGSKVKKNDLLLVLDDTEFQTAYEDAQNVLIKEIQANKGKTASLSKLRANVLAHKADLARAQANLRRRESLLGTEAISNEELSHARAAVVQAQASLRIAEAEEQAKKTGFSGGLGIRNQPEIQAAVNNLKKAWLNLQYTQIRAPIDGQVSVYGIQAGQRISAGEPVMKLFAQQGLWVNAFLNPKQLSQVRMGQAAEITADLYGSEIVYTGKVVGFSSNHHLKQKKLPEMSLISVRIALQQKELQAYPLKSGLSMNVTINTAIKDGSAKMLVEVPNQSYVQELPGIDWAQADRLIDDIFEKYARNSK
- a CDS encoding TolC family protein — encoded protein: MKYSLAFGAGILALSLLTACASNNKPAPLEESAAHFLLDKNAMLSSERGWWVPLKDKSLNRLVERALFGAQDIRLMKMRLQQAEIMPNFEIVDITVPKGGLTGHQSVSSEKIDQQTFLAFSKQDNAYFQVSSAQQAAWFYEYLQLRQLMAHTVFSKYTEWQALMEKQRLLKMQMALSKDNQKLLQQRRNAGIMASNELYAEETRYQQMLVESIGLERKVMSIRHSLAVLCGLPPHSLYDFQPKKQVLPSELNVAKIKVGLLSQRPDIALFQQVLLKGKQHNKDLLKVSKNWNSTSDILLNQQNKFDFTEHVYSDGDSVNNRQSAESGKLWQQLKRMPYNEQISHYEQVVLNAMRVATDAVNEYNMLKYQEKLQIQVLGSAEKRVRLLQQRFQAGLENKLAYDKYQAEALTLKMKLVDTRKELLQSWSNLYLQLGGSF
- a CDS encoding MarR family transcriptional regulator: MKFSQNELNDVLNLISQRLPGFSTQQAQLARLLRIVTERLSGHLNEGLKEFGINENLWFAMMAVYASPNSEILPSRLSDLMDLTRTSATRLSDEMVEKGWVERHINQQDRRQIVLKLTEDGESFIRQVWPKVSSNSGEVWNNFSEEEYDRLEDLLTQLLTKLGN
- the queF gene encoding preQ(1) synthase, which codes for MTRNTEELSGLTLLGNQNTLYKTSYAPEVLETFENKHLDNDYFVKFICPEFTSLCPMTGQPDFATIHIRYIPDIKMVESKSLKLYLFSFRNHGDFHEDCVNIIMKDLIRIMQPKYIEVFGEFTPRGGIAIHPFANYGKPETGFEALARERLFAHDMQ